One window from the genome of Eucalyptus grandis isolate ANBG69807.140 chromosome 7, ASM1654582v1, whole genome shotgun sequence encodes:
- the LOC104454673 gene encoding transcription factor bHLH130 has translation MSLLFSPRVECLEGELKKDPGFMESVMHNPPHLQQLNSSLMRYRSSPSSFFDCLVNGNGCDIGCEDYSYPHPLSPEMDAAIVKLMSIDGFESNDMQEDGRRSVKQESEVVFRTSVSPAMDGTSPVHRHLDHEILANSIGFGSFFDEANSMVLQSNAPAELGSGKRSNLVRQSSSPAGFTSNIVVEIGFDARRDAQNLEMRKGDGSFCSKSKSVGQTDLRSTSISTSRHMPQIAEMENENKLDRMRKSWKNTTFNGLKRVREEDANLSSSIHTMENQDNMTQNRTHGLTHHLSLPKTSTEMAAVGNILHFQDTVSCKARAKRGCATHPRSIAERVRRGRISERMRKLQDLFPNFDKQTSTADMLDMAFEYIKDLQEQVKLLSESKAKCICSSK, from the exons ATGAGTCTCCTGTTCAGTCCAAGAGTGGAATGTTTAGAGGGAGAGTTGAAAAAGGATCCAGGATTCATGGAGTCGGTTATGCATAACCCACCGCATTTGCAGCAACTGAACTCCTCCTTAATGCGATATCGGTCTTCTCCAAGCTCTTTCTTCGACTGTTTGGTCAATGGCAACGGTTGTGACATCGGATGTGAGGATTACAGCTATCCCCATCCTTTGAGCCCTGAAATGGATGCTGCCATTGTCAAACTCATGTCGATTGATGGTTTTGAATCTAATGATATGCAAGAGGATGGCCGGAGATCTGTAAAGCAGGAGTCAGAAGTTGTCTTCAGGACTAGTGTATCTCCGGCCATGGATGGTACTTCCCCAGTGCACCGCCATCTGGATCATGAAATTTTAGCAAATTCTATTGGATTTGGGAGCTTCTTCGATGAAGCCAATTCCATGGTTTTGCAAAGTAATGCCCCTGCAGAATTGGGTAGCGGAAAACGCTCCAATCTTGTCAGGCAGAGTAGCTCCCCAGCTGGTTTCACTTCAAACATTGTTGTCGAAATTG GCTTTGACGCCAGGAGAGATGCTCAGAATCTTGAAATGCGTAAAGGAGATGGTTCTTTTTGTAGTAAATCCAAATCAGTTGGTCAAACAGATTTGAGGTCCACATCAATTTCAACCTCAAGGCATATGCCTCAGATTGCCGAAATGGAGAATGAGAACAAACTAGACCGTATGAGAAAATCTTGGAAAAATACAACATTCAATGGCCTAAAGAGGGTGAGAGAGGAGGATGCAAACTTGTCTTCCAGCATACACACTATGGAAAATCAG GATAACATGACCCAAAACAGGACGCATGGGTTGACACACCATTTGAGCTTGCCCAAGACTTCCACTGAAATGGCTGCTGTGggaaatattttgcattttcaagATACTGTTTCTTGTAAAGCTCGTGCGAAACGAGGTTGTGCCACCCACCCAAGAAGCATAGCTGAGAGA GTTAGAAGAGGGCGCATCAGTGAAAGGATGAGAAAATTGCAAGATCTTTTCCCAAACTTTGACAAG CAAACGAGCACAGCAGATATGCTGGATATGGCATTTGAGTACATTAAAGACCTTCAAGAGCAGGTTAAG TTGCTCAGTGAAAGTAAGGCAAAGTGCATATGTTCGAGTAAATAA
- the LOC104454672 gene encoding SURP and G-patch domain-containing protein 1-like protein produces MDNPNLFVNDGSFLLRFKQLQQEKENEGKKEAGASLESSKPAKVVSAAKVPSTAGGKTHVYNKTNDTSKPLQAASGGKLAFSLKQKSKLVARPAKLGGDEEEEETDYRIDMGSSPMKRQRLGQSDISKHSSRQHDIAPPSPSDPTVKNVADRLANFVAKHGRQLEHVTRQKNPGDTPFKFLFDEACADYRYYEYRLSEEEKALKQSGDSQKSQSGSSSIPASRSAPAPERSLKHASNYHIPTSALYEDVDSPGAFVDSTSAGKSDADPVAMMEFYMKKAAQEERRKKPKQSKDEMPPPASLQGPAKRGHHMGDYIPLEELEKFLSNCNDVAAQKATREAAEKAKIQADNVGHKLLSKMGWKEGEGLGSSRSGISNPIMAGDVKTNNLGVGAHQPGEVTPDDDIYEQYKKRMMLGYRYRPNPLNNPRKAYY; encoded by the exons ATGGACAATCCCAATCTTTTTGTGAATGACGGTTCGTTCCTGCTGAGGTTCAAGCAGCttcaacaagagaaagagaacgaagggaagaaggaagcGGGTGCTTCGCTGGAAAGCTCTAAACCAGCTAAAGTTGTATCAGCAGCTAAGGTCCCCAGCACTGCTGGTGGTAAAACTCACGTCTACAATAAAACTAATGATACAAGCAAGCCACTTCAGGCTGCTTCAGGTGGAAAACTTGCATTCAGTTTGAAACAGAAGTCGAAGCTGGTGGCACGTCCAGCTAAGTTAGGCggagatgaggaggaagaagaaactgATTATAGGATCGATATGGGTAGTTCGCCAATGAAACGTCAGAGATTAGGTCAATCAGATATCTCCAAGCATTCATCAAGACAACATGATATTG CACCCCCTTCTCCAAGTGATCCTACAGTAAAGAATGTCGCTGATAGACTAGCAAATTTTGTGGCCAAACATGGAAGGCAACTTGAACATGTTACTCGTCAAAAGAACCCTGGAGATACGCCTTTCAA gtttttatttgatgaggCCTGTGCAGACTACCGGTATTATGAATACAGGCTTTCTGAGGAGGAGAAAGCCCTTAAACAGTCTGGGGACTCCCAAAAATCTCAAAGTG GTAGTTCTAGCATTCCAGCATCTAGGTCTGCTCCTGCTCCTGAAAGGTCACTTAAGCATGCCTCGAATTATCACATTCCGACCTCTGCTTTGTATGAAGATGTGGATAGCCCAGGAGCATTTGTTGATTCAACATCAGCTGGGAAAAGTG ATGCAGATCCTGTAGCAATGATGGAATTTTACATGAAAAAGGCTGCTCAAgaggaaaggaggaagaaaCCTAAACAGTCGAAAGATGAGATGCCTCCACCTGCTTCGCTCCAAG GTCCTGCAAAAAGGGGTCATCACATGGGTGATTACATTCCTCTAGAAGAGCTTGAAAAGTTCTTATCAAACTGTAATGATGTAGCTGCACAGAAAGCAACTAGAGAGGCTGCTGAGAAGGCTAAAATTCAGGCTGACAATGTTGGCCACAAACTTCTGTCTAAGATGGGATGGAAAGAag GGGAGGGTCTGGGGAGCTCCAGAAGTGGGATTTCCAACCCAATCATGGCAGGTGATGTGAAGACGAACAACTTGGGGGTTGGTGCACATCAACCGGGAGAGGTGACGCCagatgatgatatatatgagCAGTACAAGAAGCGGATGATGCTTGGATATCGATACAGGCCAAACCCTTTG AACAATCCTCGAAAAGCATACTATTGA